A genomic segment from Fundulus heteroclitus isolate FHET01 chromosome 6, MU-UCD_Fhet_4.1, whole genome shotgun sequence encodes:
- the ocel1 gene encoding occludin/ELL domain-containing protein 1 yields the protein MKNWSAKFKRQEHGGEDGSSSHNKTSIRDPAVPMWVTHTPPPNNVTDDSDEDGMSSHISSSLSDTEKVSSDNKRNGKSMLRSLIPKSLRGIVHKPTEESDFETTRTGIQILPNGTRVSPPISPFLERRNWDESSGNSTKDSQKSLPTQPHPDVCFCQSSQEQSLLTSIHPAEYYAAKVEVYQQKYSYLKSWPGLLRLLAGLELLFGAMVFACIIAYVKKDSEWSNTYGLYNGIHNNGLGLSGYSYRGPMTPFILAVAGVSWIITLSLLVIGMTMYYRTILLDSSWWPLTEALINVALFLLSMAAGIVYINDLNRGGLCYMTIGVNPIMANLCRVDGGQMAGTAFIFINMIMYLGSFLVCLKMWRHEAVRKHRQNFVEQGEFNQSTLLHPQRKIPLRDEPDKPLNEDDNYQCALPPDVHKSTVCPNRSTLYNYTPKVHVIADYIIKYPEIRSAEEMEKYKAVFNDQYQEYKDLHRDISTMLNKFRELDAMVEQLSRKGSSFETQQRIQNILKTYQNKKNDPAFLEKKERCDYLKAKLRHIKNRILVYDQETAANHQI from the exons ATGAAAAACTGGAGCGCAAAATTCAAGAGACAAGAACATGGGGGTGAAGACGGGTCTTCCTCTCACAACAAGACCTCCATCAGGGATCCGGCAGTGCCCATGTGGGTTACTCACACACCCCCACCAAACAATGTGACAGATGATAGTGATGAAGACGGCATGTCAAGTCACATATCTAGCTCTCTGTCTGATACTGAAAAGGTGAGCAGTGACAACAAAAGGAACGGGAAGAGCATGTTAAGATCCCTCATCCCTAAATCTTTGCGCGGGATCGTTCACAAGCCTACAGAAGAAAGTGACTTTGAAACCACCAGAACTGGGATCCAGATTCTCCCCAATGGGACCAGGGTGAGCCCCCCTATAAGTCCCTTCCTGGAGCGCAGGAACTGGGATGAATCATCTGGGAACTCCACCAAAGACTCGCAGAAGTCCTTGCCAACCCAACCCCACccagatgtgtgtttttgtcagaGCTCACAGGAGCAGTCCCTCCTGACCAGCATCCACCCTGCAGAGTACTACGCCGCCAAGGTGGAGGTTTATCAGCAGAAGTACTCCTATTTGAAATCATGGCCTGGTTTACTCAGGCTTCTGGCAGGGTTGGAGCTTCTGTTTGGCGCCATGGTGTTTGCATGTATCATTGCCTACGTTAAAAAAGACAGTGAGTGGTCCAACACTTATGGACTCTATAATGGAATACACAACAATGGGCTTGGTTTGTCTGGGTACAGTTACAGGGGGCCTATGACTCCCTTCATTTTAGCTGTAGCTGGAGTCTCCTGGATCATTACTCTGAGTCTGCTAGTGATAGGAATGACCATGTATTATCGCACCATCCTCCTGGACTCCTCCTGGTGGCCCCTGACAGAGGCCTTGATCAACGTGGCTCTGTTCCTGCTTTCCATGGCAGCAGGGATTGTATATATCAATGACTTGAATCGTGGGGGGCTATGCTACATGACAATTGGGGTTAACCCCATTATGGCCAACCTGTGTCGAGTTGATGGAGGCCAGATGGCAGGAACAGCATTTATCTTTATCAATATGATCATGTACCTGGGAAGTTTCCTGGTATGTCTCAAGATGTGGAGGCATGAAGCCGTTCGGAAGCACAGACAAAACTTTGTGGAACAG GGTGAGTTTAACCAGTCGACATTACTACATCCCCAAAGGAAAATCCCACTTAGGGATGAACCAGATAAACCTTTGAATGAGGATGATAACTATCAGTGTGCACTGCCCCCTGATGTCCATAAATCAACTGTCTGTCCAAACAGATCTACACTGTACAATTATACACCCAAAGTACATGTCATCGCGGACTATATAAT AAAGTATCCAGAGATCAGATCTGCAGAGGAAATGGAAAAGTACAAGGCTGTTTTCAATGACCAGTATCAGGAGTACAAGGACCTTCACAGAGACATCAGTACAATGCTTAATAAGTTCAGGGAGCTAGACGCTATGGTGGAACAACTTTCCAGAAAAGGGTCAAGCTTCGAG ACTCAACAGAggattcaaaatattttaaaaacatatcagaacaaaaaaaat GATCCCGCTTTCCTTGAGAAGAAGGAACGCTGTGACTACCTAAAAGCCAAATTACGgcacattaaaaacagaattctGGTGTATGACCAGGAGACGGCTGCCAATCATCAGATATGA